The nucleotide window TATCTCCTGACAGGTAAACTCGACCTCACCTCTAATAATAAACACTATCTACCCATTTAAAATGCGAAAGAACCAATATTTTTTTCATTGATGAAAATAATGGATGGTGTGTTGGTAATTATGGATGTATTTTACATACTTCAAATGGAGGAGAATTATGGGACAAACAAGATTGTCCAGTGGATAGCGTATTATATAAGGTTAAGTTTCTAAATAAAAATAAAGGATGGGTTGCAGGGTATTATACATTACTAAATACGGTGGATGGAGGTAATAATTGGGAAATTAATAATGGAATCAATGGCTGGTTTGTTGATATAGATTTTTTTGACGATAAAAATGGATTATTAATAGAACGTTCTGGCTTTATTTTACGAACTATAGATGGAGGTGAAAACTGGCAAATAATTAATAGTGAACCTTTATCCGAAAGATTGACATCTCTTTCAATAATTGACCAAGAGCGAGCCTGGATTGGAGGATGGCAAGGCCTAGGATATGTAACAGATAAAGGTGCTTCAGTCCAATGGTATAATGTTTCAAGTGTATCACTGGTAAAAGATATTCAATTTGTTGATAATGAAAAAGGCTTTCTCGTTAATGATATTGCTCAATTTCTCATAACAATTGATGGTGGATGGACATGGTCAGAAGTTCCAAGAGGTAGTGGATTGGAAATGGGACCAATACAATATTTTTATATGATAGATAAGGAAAATGGTTGGATTTATTTAGATTATAAAGGTGGATATTTAAGCAATATTAAAGTAAATAACACTATATCCACTTTGGAAAATGATCAATATAAAGTACCTGCGATCAGTGATATTTATTTTCTCGATTCAAATACTGGATGGGCAATTGGATCTGGAGGAACAATTTTAAGATTTACTGGAGATAAATATCCTATCTCAAATAAATCATCCGACATGATTAACATTTTTCCTAATCCATTTGATATACATGGTACAAATATCAATTTCACACTTCAAAAAGAACAAATTGTAATTATCCAAGTGTATAATATAATTGGACAAAAAGTCAAAATGCTCTATAATGGTTTATTAAATAAAGGTGAGATAACGTTGTTTTGGGATTGTAATAGTATTGCTAGTGGTATATATTTTATCCATGTACGTTGTGATGAATTCAACCAGGTAAAAAAGTGTACAATTTTAAAATAATTGATAGTAAAGGAGGTTAAAGAGATGATTAGACACTTTTGCCAGATTAATTGTTTAGCCTTTAAAAGAAGCGACTTTCGTAAAATTAAACATTAGGAGGACAGAATGTTAAAAAGATTATTTTTATGTGTTCTTATTTTCTTATTTAATTTAATTTCATTTGCACAAAACAGGGAACAGTATAAAAAAATTGATTGGCGTATTTATAATTCACTGAATTGGAGAGAATATGTGGATTATCAATCCGATGAATGGAAAAATATGTCAATTGAAGATAAAAACTCTTTATTAAAAATTCCCGATTCTGTTTTAAACACGATGTCAACAAAAGAATTGATTGAAGCATCAATAGACTGTCATTTTGCACGGAGAATTGGATTATTTTCGATGATTGATAATTACTATAAAAAGGTAGAAGAAAGTTTCAATGGTTTTTCGGAATTACTAAGCCGAAAAGATGTTGTGGAGAAATTAATATCTTATTATAATGATATGGATATTACAAAAGATACTTACAGTCCTGCAGGCCTTTCTCAAAGAGAACAAATTCAAATAATTGAATATTTAATGGTGCATCCACAATTACTTTCTAAATATGATCTTTCGAGTATTGAAACATTAACCTCAGAATTGCTAAGTAAATATGAAATTAAGACTAATATGGGAACAGTCTACGAAAAAGGAGATTTGATCTCGAATATTTATGCAATAGCAAAATTAATAGAAATTAAAAATCATGAGAATAGTCAAAACTTGAAAAGTATAGGTGGTGTCGAAATATTTTTAGAATCAGGGCTATATCTCACAGATGATATTCGCAATCATGTTTTAAGTATTTGTAAATCAAATTAATATTTATGAGGCGAGATATGTTAAAAATAAAATATTTATTACTATTGCTTTTAATTTCGATAAAAGTATTTGCAACTGATACTGCGACTACAATTTATACTCCCGAAGGAAGGCCAGTCACTGCTTATATAATGGGAAATGGGGCACTTTGGTATGACGATGAGGATGCACAAGATGATATTGATATTTATGGACTTGATGCTGAAATTATTGAATCTTCAACAAGATCATATAATTGTCATGGATATGCTTGGACATTATCAGAAAATAGTGGTACATATTGGATTGGGTATACAGATAATGATGAGGAAATAAAATATTTTAATGATGCCTCTTATTCTAATGATAGTCAAGCTTCCTATGTTTCGTCTTCATCTTCACTGGCAGATCATGGATGCTATGAGCAATATAGTGATCACTCTGTGCGAGTAATTCAAAATGGATATCCAGTCGCTATTTCTGGAGCAAGAACACACGTATCAAAGTGGGCATGTGGTCCTTTAGTACGACAAGCGCCGGGACATGATATATTCGCATTAAAAAATACGAGTATAATCTCATATTACAAACTTAAAACGGCTCATTCTGGTACCCTCTCAAGCTATCCAAAAACATGGGTTGGTGCAGGTGAAGTCAATCATTCAATTTCTAGTAATGTTTCAGTACCTTCTGGTGCAACATTAACAATAAAGTCAGATGCAATTGCTAATCTCGGATCGTATAGCATTGTCTCAACAGGTGGCACAATTACTATTGAAAGCGGCGCAACTATCAATTCATCGAATTCGCATGTCCGTCTTACAAACGGAAGCACAATCAACGGGCTTTATCCGACCATCGCTTCTGCAGCGGCCGCCGCTTCCAGTGGACAAACCATTGAAATCTACGGTCCGCATACCCTGACTACTAATTATTCGATTCCGTCTGTAGTATCGTTATCTGTTAAATCCGGAGCGACGCTTACGCTTGGATCATACTCAATCGTTTCCTCCGGCGGCACGATCACGGTCGCGAGCGACGCGACCCTTAGTCCGGATGTCCGCCGGAAAAGCGGAAGCACTATACTCGGATTATATCCTTCTATCACTTCCGCCCTCTCAGCCGCATCCAGCAGCCAGACTGTAGAATATGGGGGTTCACATACTATGTCAAGTAATCTGACGGTATCATCTGGAATAACTCTTTCAGCCAAAGCCGGATCTACTCTGTCTTTTGCCAGCGGCTATTATCTGTCCGTCAATGGCACACTCAATGCGTCCGGTACATCCGTCAGCCGAGCAACATTTACGCGGAGCGGCGCATCGGGTACATGGGGCGGTATCCGCTATCAGAGCGGCAGTAGTGGTACATTGTCGTACGGTACAATCTCATATGTAACTTACGGCGTATATTTGAACAGTTCCAGTCCGGATGTAGATCATTGCAATATTTCAAGTTGTTCTTACGGTGTCTATTGCACCGGAGCCAGTCCGGATATAACCAACAACACGATATCCAGTTCATCTTATGGCATCTATTGTACTTCGGCCAGCCCGGATATCTGTAACAATACCGTTTCCGGTTCTTCTACTTACGGACTTTATGTCTATAACGGATCCCCCGATCTGGAAACCAATCAGGTCACCGGTTCGCAGGTATATATGAATGCCTGTGATTCCTATATGTACGACAATTATTTTGTCAATGCCTCTTCCTGCAATCAGGCTCTGTATTTATACGGTTCTTCCCCTTCTCTTTTTAACAATACGATCGATCCATCGGAGGTGATGTTGGCCATTAATATCACCAATGACAGCGATCCATGGTTTGGGGATTATCCCGGACTCGGACATAATTACATCTATAACGAAAACTTTGAAGCCGACGGCGTGATCTGGGCAACAAATTATTCCAATCCGATCCTCGGCTATGGCGATGCAGGGCCTTATATCGGAGGGAGTAATTCGATAATCGGCGTGACCGGAATTTATCCCGCGACGGCATTTAACAATTCCAGTATCGATGCGGCCTGGTGTTGGTGGGGACAATATCCGGCGCCTGCGTGTTATGGAAATGTCGATACGCACGATGCGCTGTCATCCGATCCGGGCGGCGGAAGTAGTTTAGCCAAATCCACCTATTTAGCAGGCGATATCATTGTCGATGAATCGGTTTCTTCGCCTGCCGATTCACTCTACAAGATCGGTATGAGTCTGTTTGTCGAAAAGCAATATGAAAGCGCAATCCCCGTTTTCAAGAAATTGATCATTGATTATCCGGACACGAAATATGCCTCCAAAGCCATAAGCATGGTCATGCGGATCGGGCGGACGTATGATAAATTAGATCGCGTCGCATGGATCGATGAATTGCTCGATCAAATGGATAATAGGAACCTGACAGCCGCCCTGAAAGGTCGTAAGGTTCTGCTGTATCGTCAGTCGGGACGAATAGATGAAGCGATGGAATTATCTGCGGAGATTGCAAAAGAAAATCCAGGGACCCTGTTTGAAAGCGCGGCTTTGTTCGATCTTTTTAATATGTACCAGAAAGACTTAAGCGATTCCGTCTCTGCCGGTGAAATACTAACCGAACTCAAGACCAAATACCCGGATGACGATCAGACCTTGATCGCGCGAAGCGATTGCGGAGAAAACGTTGCAGGCGCGCTAATGAAAAGGCATACGCTTCCGAAACCGGAGCAACAACCAGTCGCCGTAACGCCGACAGAATATAGTTTGTCACAGGCTTTTCCGAATCCATTCAATCCGGTGACAAACTTCGGTTACACAATCCCGGAAAAATCGCCGGTTCGACTTGAGGTTTTCGATCTGAAAGGATGCTTGATTGAAACGCTTGTAAATCAGGCCAAAGAGCCCGGCAATTATCAGGTAGTTTGGGACGCATCGAAATATCCTTCCAGCGTCTATCTGTACAAAATTCAGGCGGGAACTTACACCGAAACAAGAAAATGCTTGTTGATCAAATGATCGAATAGTCTATCCATCCGGCAGGTTTAACCTGCCGGATCGAATGAGTTATGTTCGGAAGGTCGTGGGTTATGTTTGGGAAGGGGCACACGAAAGCGTGAAGACAGGAGAAAATGTCTGAATCGCTGATTAATCAGATTGCGCTGATCACACAGATTATAGAAAATAGGGCTGATAAAAAATTCTGTGGAATCCTTAAATCAGCGTAATCTGTGATTCTGACGGTGTTATGAGCAAGGCAAACAGAAATTTCATGGAAGCCGTATTGGGTACTCTTAATCTTAACCTTAACCTCAACCTCAACCTAATTTGTCTTCTCCCTTTTCGTCTCTTTTCGTGGTCATCTTCTTTCTAATTTTAGTCCAATAGTGTTTATTCGTGGACACTCCTTCGGCTGACAGGCCTAATCTACCTGATTTACTCCTTCGTCCCGATTCCCGCAATTTTTCTTGAATTTCCGGCGTTTATTTAATACACTCTGGCCGACGATGGAACGTTTGAATCAGATGCCAGAAGAGACGAAAAGAGAAACACAAAAACCGGTTCGGGTGGTCGTCATCGGCGGCGGAGCGGCCGGACTTATCACCGCGGGAACTGCGTCGCAATTTGGCTCACAAGTTACGATCGTCGAAAAAATGGAACGTCCCGGCCGGAAATTGCGCATCACCGGCAAAGGCAGATGCAATCTCACCAACGATACGCCGCTCGACGAATTCCTGAATCATTTCGGTAAGAACGGCCGCTTCCTGAAACCAGCATTCTATCAGTTCTTCATCAAAGATTTACTCGACTTTCTGAAATCGCTGGGCATCGAAACGGTCGTCGAGCGCGGCAACCGCATTTTTCCCGCTTCCAATCAGGCGCAGGATGTCGTCGATGCGCTGACCGATTGGGTGAAACGTAATGGCGTAACATTATTGCCAAAAACCAAGATAGACCGAATTGTTGTTGAAAACGGACAAATCGTCGGCGTTTCGGTCGTCGATTTACAGACGATGGAGAAAAAGATCATTCCCGGCGATGCTGTCATTTTATCGACTGGCGGAATGAGTTATCCGCTGACCGGCTCGACTGGCGACGGCTACAAACTCGCCTCAGCGGTCGGACATTCGATCATTTTACCTCGTCCCTCGCTTATTCCGCTGATCACTTCTGGCGAAACGGCAAAGAATCTTCAGGGATTGAGCCTGAAAAATGTCGCCGTAGGTTTATGGATAGACGGGAAAAAGCAGGCATCGGAGTTCGGCGAAATGTTATTTACACATTTCGGGCTTTCGGGTCCAATCATTCTGACACTGAGCAAACAAGCAGTAGATGCGCTAAATGAAAAGAAAAAAGTGTCCGTTTCTATCGACCTGAAACCGGCGCTCGACGATATTAAATTGGACGCGCGGCTCATTCGGGATTTCGGAGAACACGGCAAAATGCAGTATCGGAAAATCCTGCACGAACTACTGCCGCCGAAAATGATCCCGGTTTGCATCGAATCGACTGGCATTTCCCCGGACAAACTGTGCAGTCAGATCACAGGCGAAGAACGAAAACGCCTACGGCTTTGGCTGAAGAATTTCAGGCTCGAAGTCATCGGGCATCGTCCGATTTCCGAGGCGATCATCACCGCGGGCGGTGTCAATTTGAAAGAAATCAATCCCAAAAAGATGGAATCGCGTCTCGTGAAAGGACTTTATTTCGCCGGGGAAATCCTCGACGTCAACGCCGACACCGGCGG belongs to Candidatus Marinimicrobia bacterium CG08_land_8_20_14_0_20_45_22 and includes:
- a CDS encoding aminoacetone oxidase family FAD-binding enzyme, whose amino-acid sequence is MPEETKRETQKPVRVVVIGGGAAGLITAGTASQFGSQVTIVEKMERPGRKLRITGKGRCNLTNDTPLDEFLNHFGKNGRFLKPAFYQFFIKDLLDFLKSLGIETVVERGNRIFPASNQAQDVVDALTDWVKRNGVTLLPKTKIDRIVVENGQIVGVSVVDLQTMEKKIIPGDAVILSTGGMSYPLTGSTGDGYKLASAVGHSIILPRPSLIPLITSGETAKNLQGLSLKNVAVGLWIDGKKQASEFGEMLFTHFGLSGPIILTLSKQAVDALNEKKKVSVSIDLKPALDDIKLDARLIRDFGEHGKMQYRKILHELLPPKMIPVCIESTGISPDKLCSQITGEERKRLRLWLKNFRLEVIGHRPISEAIITAGGVNLKEINPKKMESRLVKGLYFAGEILDVNADTGGYNLQAAFSTGYLAGKSAANQ